A single Pseudodesulfovibrio aespoeensis Aspo-2 DNA region contains:
- a CDS encoding AEC family transporter — MSPILLAVAPIFGLILLGFVLNRAAFPAPGFWPASERLTYYALFPALLVGGLSGRSFDESATGLAVTLFVAVCLMAGVLLTIRRLLPMSGAVFTSVFQGAIRPNTYVGMSAAAALLGPDWMKLSAVALLTLIPLVNVLCVLVLARHGNNGGGIRRTAIELARNPLILSCVVGFTLNGFDIMLPAVVADLLSIMGKAALPMGLLAVGAGLRFEGVGDTALPVAAASAAHLLVLPLIAFGCAQALGLDAVSRNAALIYTAIPVSVSAFILARQMGGDHRVMALIITAQTILSALTLPLVLALLG, encoded by the coding sequence ATGTCTCCCATCCTGCTCGCCGTGGCGCCCATTTTCGGGCTGATCCTGCTGGGGTTTGTCCTGAACCGGGCCGCGTTCCCGGCTCCGGGATTCTGGCCCGCGTCCGAGCGGCTGACCTATTACGCGCTCTTCCCGGCCCTGCTGGTGGGCGGGCTGTCGGGCCGCTCCTTTGACGAGTCGGCCACCGGGTTGGCCGTGACCCTGTTTGTTGCCGTCTGCCTCATGGCGGGCGTGCTGCTGACCATCCGGCGGCTCCTGCCCATGTCCGGAGCGGTCTTCACCTCGGTATTTCAGGGAGCCATCCGGCCCAACACCTATGTGGGCATGTCTGCGGCGGCTGCGCTGCTCGGCCCGGACTGGATGAAACTCTCGGCCGTGGCCCTGCTGACCCTGATACCGCTGGTCAACGTGCTCTGCGTGCTCGTGCTGGCGCGCCACGGCAACAACGGCGGCGGCATCCGGCGCACGGCCATCGAGCTGGCCCGCAATCCGCTCATCCTCTCCTGCGTGGTCGGGTTCACCCTGAACGGATTCGACATCATGCTCCCCGCCGTGGTGGCCGACCTGCTCTCCATCATGGGCAAGGCAGCCCTGCCCATGGGCTTGCTGGCCGTGGGCGCGGGCTTGCGCTTCGAGGGAGTGGGCGATACGGCCCTGCCCGTGGCCGCGGCCTCGGCGGCCCACCTGCTCGTGCTGCCCCTGATCGCCTTTGGCTGCGCCCAGGCACTCGGGCTGGATGCCGTGTCGCGCAACGCCGCGCTCATCTACACGGCCATCCCGGTCTCGGTCTCGGCCTTTATCCTGGCCCGCCAGATGGGCGGCGACCACCGCGTCATGGCCCTGATCATCACGGCCCAGACGATCCTCTCCGCCCTGACCCTGCCCCTGGTGCTCGCCCTTCTTGGCTGA
- a CDS encoding N-acyl homoserine lactonase family protein, with protein sequence MNTYKIHPIVMGTKVFDKGMMTYQHGYGTPYTIPIYTWYIEGGDKKILVDTGEMHPIVSEEREKAIGGKIHTFEEGLAKYGLTPEDIDIVIHTHLHNDHCENDYKCVNARIYVHEKELEHIHNPHPLDFRYLEDYIEDVEDNGQLVVVDRDTEVVPGITMIHTPAHTAGGMSVKIETDKGSVLICGFCTILENLNPPMEVKAMEMEVIPPGTHTNAQDAYDILLRAKDMADFVLPLHEPKWASMETVPE encoded by the coding sequence ATGAACACATATAAAATCCACCCCATCGTCATGGGAACCAAAGTCTTTGACAAGGGCATGATGACCTACCAGCACGGGTACGGCACCCCCTACACCATCCCCATCTACACCTGGTACATCGAAGGGGGCGACAAGAAAATCCTCGTGGACACCGGCGAGATGCACCCCATCGTCTCCGAGGAACGCGAAAAAGCCATCGGCGGCAAGATCCACACCTTTGAGGAAGGGCTGGCCAAGTACGGCCTAACCCCGGAGGATATCGACATCGTCATCCACACCCACCTGCACAACGACCACTGCGAGAACGACTACAAATGCGTCAACGCGCGCATCTACGTGCACGAGAAGGAACTGGAGCACATCCACAACCCGCACCCGCTCGATTTCCGCTATCTTGAGGACTACATCGAGGACGTGGAGGACAACGGCCAGTTGGTGGTGGTGGACCGCGACACCGAGGTGGTGCCCGGCATCACCATGATCCACACCCCGGCCCACACTGCCGGGGGCATGTCGGTCAAGATCGAGACCGACAAGGGCAGCGTGCTCATCTGCGGTTTCTGCACCATTCTCGAGAACCTCAATCCGCCCATGGAGGTCAAGGCCATGGAGATGGAGGTCATCCCGCCCGGCACCCACACCAACGCCCAGGACGCCTACGACATCCTGCTCCGGGCCAAGGACATGGCCGATTTCGTCCTGCCCCTGCACGAGCCCAAGTGGGCGTCCATGGAGACCGTGCCGGAGTAG
- a CDS encoding acetate and sugar kinases/Hsc70/actin family protein, with protein MNVKHYTYRVLWSEEDQEYVGLCAEFPALSWLDEEQAAALEGIVHLIRDVVADMEASGEPIPEPSARIIFPARFH; from the coding sequence ATGAACGTGAAGCATTACACTTACCGAGTTCTCTGGTCGGAAGAGGATCAGGAGTATGTCGGCCTGTGCGCCGAGTTCCCCGCTCTCTCCTGGCTCGATGAGGAGCAAGCAGCCGCCCTTGAAGGCATCGTCCATCTAATTCGCGACGTGGTGGCCGACATGGAGGCCAGCGGTGAGCCGATCCCGGAACCGTCAGCCAGAATAATTTTTCCGGCAAGATTTCATTGA
- a CDS encoding LytR/AlgR family response regulator transcription factor, which translates to MPKLKTLLIHPDPEIRTALRDVLEDVRFIQVLGEAVSAFEAMEMLEAIPYGVFFVGVDLPGGASGIEMAQMLAGRKHKPALVFISDTETHAYAAFELGATDYLLWPPATGRMARTVDRLQNFKSRFREVPTPASFAADADDPDDPNGERERTVQLPLPEEEQDSFLAALKSAWDQTGGRRLEIEKLAVSQDGRTILIPYDQIIFVEAFEDYSYVHTANQKFLSSHRLKNLEDRLEPHRFFRVHRKYLVNLDMVTEIASMPGSNFMLRTAGRTRIELPISRRRIAELKKVIGL; encoded by the coding sequence ATGCCCAAGCTCAAGACTTTGCTCATCCATCCGGATCCGGAGATTCGCACCGCTTTGCGCGACGTGTTGGAGGATGTGCGCTTCATCCAGGTGCTCGGCGAGGCGGTTTCGGCCTTTGAGGCCATGGAGATGTTGGAGGCGATTCCTTACGGCGTGTTTTTCGTGGGTGTGGATTTGCCGGGCGGCGCATCGGGCATCGAGATGGCCCAGATGCTGGCCGGTCGCAAGCACAAGCCGGCCCTGGTCTTCATCTCCGACACCGAGACCCACGCCTATGCGGCCTTTGAGTTGGGGGCCACGGATTATCTTTTGTGGCCGCCAGCGACTGGGCGCATGGCCCGGACCGTGGACCGGCTCCAGAATTTCAAGTCACGTTTTCGCGAGGTGCCGACCCCGGCGAGTTTTGCCGCGGACGCCGACGATCCGGACGATCCGAACGGCGAGCGCGAGCGCACGGTGCAGCTTCCGTTGCCCGAGGAGGAGCAGGACTCGTTCCTGGCCGCGTTGAAGTCGGCCTGGGACCAGACCGGCGGACGCAGGCTGGAGATAGAGAAGCTCGCGGTCTCCCAGGATGGCCGCACCATCCTCATCCCCTACGACCAGATCATCTTTGTCGAGGCGTTTGAGGATTATTCCTATGTGCATACGGCCAACCAGAAGTTTTTGTCGTCGCACCGGCTCAAGAACCTGGAGGACAGGCTGGAGCCGCACCGGTTTTTCCGCGTGCACCGCAAGTATCTCGTCAATCTGGATATGGTCACCGAGATCGCCAGCATGCCCGGCTCCAACTTCATGCTGCGCACCGCGGGCCGCACCCGCATCGAACTGCCCATCAGCCGCCGCCGCATCGCGGAGCTGAAAAAGGTCATCGGGCTGTGA
- a CDS encoding toxin-antitoxin system HicB family antitoxin: MRTTPAVHRDLALSAAENGVSLNRLINALITGRGCHKVELNC; the protein is encoded by the coding sequence TTGAGGACCACGCCCGCCGTTCACCGCGACTTGGCTCTGTCGGCAGCAGAGAACGGCGTGAGCTTGAACAGGCTGATCAATGCGCTGATTACGGGTCGGGGGTGTCATAAGGTGGAATTGAATTGCTGA
- a CDS encoding DUF554 domain-containing protein translates to MLPLGSIVNALAIIGGSLIGCWLQSRFPDRIRTIVFQGLGLCVLLIGIQMALKVENILIVIFAVLLGGISGELLRLDTLFARLGDRFKRLIKSDNAKFTDGLITASLIYCIGAMAIIGSLEEGINGDTTVLYTKSILDGFASVALAATYGSGVLFSFIPVLVYQGAMTIGASFFQQYFSPMMISQVTACGGLLIIGIGINLLELTEIRLANLLPALVYVVALTAFFA, encoded by the coding sequence ATGCTCCCTCTTGGCTCCATCGTCAACGCACTGGCCATCATCGGCGGCAGTCTCATCGGCTGCTGGCTCCAGTCGCGCTTTCCCGATCGCATCCGCACCATCGTCTTTCAGGGGCTTGGCCTGTGCGTGCTGCTCATCGGCATCCAGATGGCCCTCAAGGTCGAGAACATCCTCATCGTCATCTTCGCCGTGCTGCTGGGCGGCATCTCCGGCGAGCTGCTGCGGCTCGACACCCTGTTCGCCCGCCTTGGCGACCGCTTCAAGCGGCTCATCAAATCCGACAACGCCAAGTTCACCGACGGGCTGATCACCGCCTCGCTCATTTACTGCATCGGGGCCATGGCCATCATCGGCTCCCTGGAGGAAGGCATCAACGGCGATACCACCGTCCTCTACACCAAGTCCATCCTCGACGGCTTTGCCTCGGTGGCCCTGGCCGCCACCTATGGCTCGGGCGTGCTCTTCTCCTTCATCCCGGTCCTCGTCTACCAGGGGGCCATGACCATCGGGGCCAGCTTCTTCCAGCAATACTTCTCGCCCATGATGATCAGCCAGGTCACGGCCTGCGGCGGCCTGCTCATCATCGGCATCGGCATCAACCTGCTGGAGCTGACCGAGATCCGGCTGGCCAACCTGCTGCCCGCCCTGGTCTACGTGGTCGCCCTCACCGCCTTCTTTGCATGA
- a CDS encoding KAP family P-loop NTPase fold protein yields MTRTCLIQCVKHAWDNVRSRKAKATGAPKEAQMTISKGYEKPIQSLKDDSLGRQRIAKQIAQTLIGLDDTWSVRVGLYGGWGEGKTSVVNLVKCLVKDEGHLFCSFSPWDCDNIQDWWVGLVEIIIAELEANKHDLKTINNLKTKLKAHKAKRYISFIPEAAGACFPGGKALVGAISQAGDDYLKKYITISDEELTAIHSLLKGKRIIIAIDDLDRCNPSIIPNLLLSLREILDKPKLSFLLAFDDEIISKALVQQHRAWGKGEKFLEKIVDFKFHLDPLGQKEKQTLVNAHRTTMPELLGDHFPDLIDALPSNPRRLKSFFRHFDLLEVEVKRHNKEEVNWYVLCLLLIIKMDSNKLVDKIFNEIVLNDEVIQNSMFRKENDEDLKEKAFTQLIKDESNNNCREAIAAFKNALESTRDNSVRYARDFLFSPHDITWKEYDDLLTAYGCDMVDMVSWISGHAAKMSSSPEVVLDELVKITFSMIKSRLYSAADALLLKQHNEHIISSIGALNFLKDLITAVSSYPNLVINTQHILSELVDLSCYWRNFRTNEYDIKARNEEEAMLLWLLPRVNGGLVSLYGKILDTERSFPSERDNMFTEKNATFFHALEESAINEVFVYFYESSKYSKIKELEGEYYGATQLIFSPDSALQKKHNLENLVRQMKAQDSVKVQLALFEFFKLLRERLFSGTIGLTKEQIQEVVRNEGYILPLWEFYIQEPLNFRFHHDLLKTHNCITEHINYELPIPDWIDS; encoded by the coding sequence ATGACCAGAACCTGCCTTATTCAGTGTGTTAAGCATGCTTGGGATAATGTCAGGTCACGTAAAGCAAAGGCTACTGGTGCGCCAAAAGAGGCTCAAATGACTATTTCGAAAGGCTATGAAAAACCAATCCAATCACTCAAAGATGACTCTTTAGGGCGGCAGAGAATCGCCAAACAAATCGCACAAACCCTTATAGGGCTTGACGATACTTGGTCAGTCCGAGTCGGATTATATGGGGGCTGGGGAGAGGGTAAGACAAGTGTTGTCAACTTGGTAAAATGCCTCGTGAAAGATGAGGGACATCTCTTTTGCTCTTTCTCGCCATGGGATTGCGACAACATACAAGACTGGTGGGTTGGGCTGGTTGAAATCATCATTGCCGAACTAGAAGCCAATAAACATGACCTCAAGACGATAAACAATCTTAAAACAAAATTAAAAGCACACAAAGCTAAAAGGTATATTTCATTTATCCCTGAGGCAGCCGGAGCTTGTTTTCCCGGCGGGAAGGCCTTGGTGGGCGCGATCAGTCAAGCGGGAGATGATTACCTAAAAAAATACATAACCATTAGCGACGAAGAACTGACCGCAATCCATTCACTGTTGAAAGGGAAACGGATCATCATTGCCATTGACGACCTCGACAGATGCAACCCTAGCATTATCCCGAACCTACTCCTATCGCTAAGAGAGATACTAGACAAACCTAAGCTTTCTTTTCTTTTGGCATTCGACGATGAAATCATCTCCAAAGCTCTGGTACAGCAACACAGGGCATGGGGAAAAGGGGAAAAATTCCTTGAAAAAATCGTTGATTTTAAATTTCACCTAGACCCTCTGGGGCAAAAAGAAAAGCAAACCCTTGTGAACGCTCACAGAACGACCATGCCTGAACTCTTAGGGGATCATTTTCCTGATTTAATAGACGCACTTCCATCCAACCCCAGAAGACTAAAAAGTTTCTTTCGCCATTTCGACTTATTAGAGGTCGAAGTCAAAAGGCACAACAAAGAAGAAGTTAATTGGTATGTCTTATGTTTATTGCTGATCATCAAAATGGACTCTAACAAACTCGTTGATAAAATATTCAATGAAATCGTATTGAACGATGAAGTCATTCAGAACTCTATGTTCAGAAAAGAGAACGATGAAGACCTTAAAGAAAAAGCCTTCACTCAATTAATAAAAGACGAAAGCAACAATAATTGTCGTGAAGCAATAGCAGCTTTTAAAAACGCACTAGAATCAACACGCGATAATAGTGTGAGATATGCCAGAGATTTTTTATTTTCACCTCATGACATAACATGGAAAGAGTATGATGATCTATTAACCGCATACGGTTGCGATATGGTCGATATGGTGTCGTGGATTTCAGGGCATGCCGCCAAAATGTCAAGCAGTCCTGAAGTCGTTCTTGATGAATTGGTCAAAATCACTTTCAGTATGATCAAAAGCCGACTTTATAGTGCCGCAGACGCTCTGCTATTAAAACAACACAACGAACACATCATCTCCTCAATTGGTGCCCTCAACTTTCTCAAAGATTTAATCACTGCCGTGAGCAGCTATCCCAACCTCGTTATCAACACGCAACACATACTTTCAGAACTGGTTGATTTGTCATGCTATTGGCGAAACTTTAGAACAAACGAGTATGATATCAAGGCCAGAAACGAAGAAGAGGCTATGCTCTTATGGCTTCTTCCTAGAGTAAACGGCGGTCTTGTGTCTCTCTATGGAAAGATCTTGGACACAGAGAGGAGTTTCCCATCTGAAAGAGACAATATGTTTACGGAGAAAAATGCCACTTTTTTTCATGCACTTGAAGAGTCAGCAATCAATGAGGTGTTTGTTTATTTTTATGAAAGCAGCAAATATTCCAAGATTAAAGAGCTTGAAGGGGAATATTATGGCGCAACTCAACTAATATTCTCCCCAGACAGTGCCTTACAGAAGAAGCACAACTTGGAAAATCTCGTTAGACAAATGAAGGCCCAGGATAGTGTAAAAGTGCAGTTAGCTCTTTTTGAGTTTTTCAAACTATTGCGCGAGCGTCTGTTTAGTGGCACTATAGGTCTAACTAAAGAACAAATACAAGAAGTTGTCCGCAACGAGGGCTACATCCTGCCATTATGGGAATTCTACATACAAGAACCTTTGAATTTTAGATTCCATCATGATTTGTTGAAAACACATAATTGCATAACAGAACATATCAATTACGAACTGCCAATTCCCGACTGGATTGATAGCTAA
- a CDS encoding acetyl-CoA hydrolase/transferase family protein has protein sequence MNPYASQYREKLTSAHNAVSRIRDGATVIHGVTLAEPPALLAALADRARSGDVKDVSIYSFNPQRHAAETYLKPDLVDSIFAKTWFLSAAVRKLAATGIVQFIPSYLHQVPKFIREYMQVDACLTTVSPMDKAGYFSFGTANDLTSTAAREAATLVVEVNENMPRVFGDSPLHISEVDAIVENHVPLMELPPPPPRPEDEAVGRLVAEIIPDGAVLQLGIGSLPNAICPCLTGHRDLGIHSELFGPGMVDLIRQGIVTGRRKTLLPGKHVFSLAYGTRDTFDFMHDNPSLASAPSDYVMHPAVIAQNDNMIAVNSIIQVDLTGQCNAEFMGGQQFSGTGGQLDFVRGAYAAKGGKSVLTFYSTAKGGTISRVVPRLDPDAVVTTPRMDVHYLCTEHGLVNLKHRSVGERAMAIITIAHPDFRDQLMREAERMRLL, from the coding sequence ATGAACCCGTATGCCAGCCAGTACCGCGAAAAGCTGACCAGTGCGCACAACGCCGTCTCCCGCATCCGGGACGGTGCCACCGTCATCCACGGCGTGACCCTGGCCGAGCCGCCGGCCCTGCTCGCCGCCCTGGCCGACAGGGCGCGCTCCGGAGACGTGAAGGACGTCAGCATCTACTCCTTCAACCCCCAGCGCCATGCCGCCGAGACCTACCTCAAGCCCGACCTGGTGGACTCCATCTTTGCCAAGACCTGGTTTCTGAGCGCCGCGGTCCGCAAGCTGGCGGCAACGGGCATTGTCCAGTTCATCCCCTCCTATCTGCACCAGGTGCCCAAGTTCATCCGCGAATACATGCAGGTGGATGCCTGCCTGACCACGGTCTCGCCCATGGACAAGGCCGGATACTTCAGCTTCGGCACCGCCAACGACCTGACCTCCACCGCCGCGCGGGAGGCGGCCACCCTGGTGGTGGAGGTGAACGAGAACATGCCCCGCGTGTTCGGCGATTCGCCGCTGCACATCTCCGAGGTGGACGCCATTGTGGAAAACCATGTGCCGCTCATGGAACTGCCGCCGCCCCCGCCCCGGCCAGAGGACGAGGCAGTGGGACGGCTGGTGGCCGAAATCATCCCCGACGGCGCGGTGCTGCAACTGGGCATCGGCAGCCTGCCCAACGCCATCTGCCCCTGCCTGACCGGGCACAGGGACCTGGGCATCCACTCCGAACTCTTCGGCCCCGGCATGGTGGACCTGATCCGCCAAGGCATCGTCACTGGTCGGCGCAAGACCCTGCTGCCAGGAAAGCACGTCTTCTCCCTGGCCTACGGCACCCGGGACACCTTCGACTTCATGCACGACAACCCCAGCCTGGCCAGCGCCCCCTCGGACTATGTGATGCACCCGGCGGTCATCGCCCAGAACGACAACATGATCGCGGTCAACTCCATCATCCAGGTGGACCTGACCGGGCAGTGCAACGCCGAGTTCATGGGAGGTCAGCAGTTCTCCGGCACCGGCGGCCAGCTGGACTTCGTGCGCGGGGCATACGCTGCCAAGGGCGGCAAGTCCGTCTTGACCTTCTACTCCACCGCCAAGGGGGGAACCATCTCGCGGGTGGTGCCCCGCCTGGACCCCGACGCCGTGGTGACCACGCCGCGCATGGACGTGCACTACCTGTGCACCGAGCATGGGCTGGTGAACCTGAAGCACAGGAGCGTGGGGGAGCGGGCCATGGCCATCATCACCATCGCCCACCCAGATTTCCGCGACCAGCTCATGCGCGAGGCAGAGCGGATGCGCCTGCTGTAG